A window of the Salarias fasciatus chromosome 7, fSalaFa1.1, whole genome shotgun sequence genome harbors these coding sequences:
- the fibina gene encoding fin bud initiation factor a, translating into MDPVPLLLLIVASLRACGAVYTGPLQPEISNGTFHHFFVPDGDYDATEDPEECQMLFKFSDVRPCAADEESDAAVRDDFILTKLQAEDAARLLESVGRAVAHDLDGEDGYGKFLQREIAQIGEAFSGVDKSLLELEVKFKQSQESELREEQQLGGYVVKQVSDIRGALRETTDISLGLKDKHELLSLIIRSHGTRLSRLKTEYLNAGS; encoded by the coding sequence ATGGATCCCGTcccactgctgctcctcatcGTCGCATCTCTGCGCGCGTGCGGGGCCGTCTACACGGGGCCCCTGCAGCCGGAGATCTCCAACGGCACCTTCCACCACTTCTTCGTCCCGGACGGAGACTACGACGCGACGGAGGACCCGGAGGAGTGCCAGATGCTGTTTAAGTTCTCGGACGTGCGTCCGTGCGCGGCCGACGAGGAGAGCGACGCGGCGGTGCGCGACGACTTCATCCTCACCAAGCTGCAGGCGGAGGACGCCGCGCGCCTCCTGGAGAGCGTGGGGCGCGCCGTGGCGCACGACCTGGACGGAGAGGACGGCTACGGCAAGTTCCTCCAGCGCGAGATCGCCCAGATCGGCGAGGCCTTCTCCGGCGTGGACAAgtcgctgctggagctggaggtgaagtTCAAGCAGAGCCAGGAGAGCGAGCTgcgagaggagcagcagctcggcgGCTACGTGGTGAAGCAAGTGAGCGACATCCGGGGCGCGCTGAGGGAGACCACCGACATCTCCCTGGGACTGAAGGACAAACacgagctgctgtctctcatcATTCGCAGCCACGGCACCAGGCTGAGCCGCCTGAAGACCGAGTACCTCAATGCTGGATCCTAG